The Polyangium mundeleinium genome contains the following window.
CGGTTTGTCGATCGTACCAGACCTCCTCGTCGCAGAAGGACTCGCCGTGGAGGGCGCGACGCCACGGTAACTCTTTCTCGGCGAGGACCGCCTGGGTTCCGAGCCGGGATATCTCGAAGCGCTCCGACAGCCGTTCCGGGGTCGGTGACTCCATCTCCAGGAGCTCGCTCAAGGACGCGCTCGCCTGGACCTCACCCGTGCTGGTCAGCCTCATCACTGGCCAGGGGAGCAAGGACTCCACGATCATGCAGAAGGTATTGGTACGCCCGAGGGCAACCGTCGAGGTCATCCCGGCTGCAAGCGACTGGGCGCAACGAGATCGATGACGCGAGGTCGAGCGGCGGCTCCGCTGGGTTGCGCCTACGTCGGCTGGCCTGGCTGAAATGGTCCGATCCGGTAGGGCCGCATCATCTCGTTGTCCTCGTGTTCGAGGATATGGCAATGCCAGACGAATTGCCCGGACGTTTTGAACTGCAGCCGGATGCGGGTGACCTGGCCCGGATAGGCGATGACGGTGTCCTTGAAGCCGGTCTCCCACGCCTCGGGTGGGGTTGGTGGAGTGGTGGTATCGACCTGGACTTGCTGGGTGTCCTCGTTGACGAGGATCGCCTGTCTGTCGACCACCTCGAAGGCAACCTCGTGCACGTGCATCGGGTGGGCGTCTGCGGTCGCGTTGTAGAACTCCCACACCTCCGTTGCACCGACGGCAGGGTTTTCGGTGACGGCGTCGTCCCAGTGGAGCTCGGTGAAGGTGCCCACGCCCGTATTGGGATCGCCGGCGACGACGGTGCCCAGCAAGGCTTCCGCAGGCGCGTCGGGGAAGAACTCCGACAGCTTCTCGAGGAGCGCGAGCGGCCGTGTGACCGTCGCCGCTGGAAGCGGCGTGATGGCCGGCAACTGCAAGAATTGCGGGGGCGTGGTCGGATCGGGAGCGACCGCCGGCACGACGCGGAATTGCATCACCTGGCCCGTGGTCACCGGGTCCGCGACCGGGAAATCGACCCCCGGCACGCCGCCGCCGAATGGCTCGTCCGGACCGAGGTTGCCGAGCACGTGATTGCCGACCGGAACGTTGGTGAAGTCGACGATGAGGTCGGCCCGCTCGGCCGGGCCTATGAGCATTAGGTTTCCGTTCGTCGTGGTGAGGTTCACCGGTGCTGCCAGGAAGCCGCCCTCATTGCCGATCGCCCAGACCTCGACGCCGGGGATGTTGTTGAAGTCGAGGATCAAGAAGCGCGACTGGCAGCCGTTGAGGAAGCGGAACCGGTAGCGCCGCTGCTCGATGGTCTGGAAGGGCCAGGTGTTCCCATTGACCATCATCATGTTGCCGAAAAACTCTGGGTTCCAGATCGGCGAGATGTCGGTCTCCGGGATGTAGGGCCCGGTGATGCCGTCGAAAAACGCCCGCGTGTCGGGGTAGAAGAGCGACGCGTCCTCGTTGAACGAGCGGTCCTGAATGGCGATGGGAATCTCGTAATAGGTCTTGTTGGGCGGGAACTTGTCATTCTCCTTGGGGGCGGGCCCCGGCAGCACGGCCGGATTGCCGGATCGGGTGTCGATCACGGCACCGTCACCATGTGGCCCGCCGCGGATGATATAAAAGCCGGCCGGGCCCGCGTACACGTTCAGGCGGGTCATGCCCAGCGCATGGTCGTGATACCAAACGGTCGCCGCGCGCTGGTCGTTCGGGTATTGGAAGGTGGCGAATCCCGGACCCCACGTGACCCCGAACTTCGCTGCGGCCTTGCTCGCGAAGAAGTCGTACCAAGTGCCTTCCGTGGCGTAGCTCGCCGGAATGTTGCCGGCCGCCGGCAGGTACCATGCCTCGGCGTAGCCGTCGCTCTCGTCGCCGACGCCAACCGCGCCGTGTACGTGGGTGACGATGGGCACCGGTCCGGTGTACCGACCGGGTGTGGAATCGAAGAGCGGCCGCGTGTCACGTCCCTCATTCCCGCCGGGCTCCTCGCTTTACCGCCCGCTGCTCGACGCGCTCGCCGGGGCGCCGACGCACGGCCCGAAGGGCGTTGCGCCCGTTGGCATTTACATGCGGCACGGGCAGCCCCATTCGAGCCCCGTGACTCCCGAAACACGCCGCCTCACGACCCAAGTCGATGTCTTCTCCGGCGTCCTCAGCCATGTGACGCAGCCCATCCCTGCGGCGGACGAGCTCCTCGTGATCCCCGTTCACTACTGGTACGCGGCCTCCTTCACGCGGAAACGTGGACTTCGCCTCTGGAAGGCGCCGTGGGGACGGCTCTCGGGGCTCATCTGGGGCGGTGCGGGCGCGCGCCTCGTGGCGAATCTCCTCCTTGGCTTCGTCCCGGGTGTCGGCATTTTTTTCAATGCGATCACCGCCGTGGTCATGACCGAAGCACTGGGCCGTTACCTCGACAGGAAGCTCGACGCCGCGGAGGCCAAGGTCGAGCGCCGAGCGTCATGACGAGCTTGGACGGCCAGCCCGGACCCCTCCTACGATCCGTTCGGATCCTCAGGCTGCGTAGGCCGCGGCCTCGAGCATCCTGGTGGCGACTATGTACGGTCCCGCGGCCGCTCGATGGGGATGGTGAACGAGAACGCCGTTCCCACGCCGAGGTGGCTGTCGACGGAGATCTGCCCCCCGTGCCCCTCCACGATGCCTTTGACGATGTACAGGCCGAGCCCCGTGCCCGCGCCGCGCACCGCCCGCGGCCGCCAGTAGCGGTCGAAGAGTCGTGGCAGATTCTCGGGCTTGATGCCAGCGCCGGTATCGGTGACGGAGAATCGCACGGACACATCGTCGAGCGCGACGGCGAGCGTGATTTCTCCGCCATGGGCTGTGAACTTCAATGCATTGCCAATGAGGTTCGAGAGCGCCTGGGCAAGGCGCCCGCGATCACACGGAATTGGTAGGGAATACCCCAGCGGGCGGGTGTGGAGCCGTAGTTCCTTCTGCTCTGCGAGCGGCGCGTGGACCTCCGCGACCTCGGCGATGATCGCGTCGACCTCGTACGGGGCCATCTCGAGCGTCAAGGTATTTGCCTCGATGATCGCTGCGTCGAGGAGGTTTCGGAGCATCTGTATCGCGTACTCCGTGGTGGCCTTCATCTTCTGTGCTCTCTCGCGGATCCGTTGCCCTGCGTCGCCCTCGGGAGCCATCCGCGAAAGCGACGCAGCGCCCAGCGAGAGCGCCGAAAGCGGGTTCCTGAGATCGTGCGCGGCGATGGCCAGCGCCTCCTCCCGCGCGAGCCGCGCCTGCTGCTCCGCCTCGTAGAGGCGCGCGCGCTCGAGGGCCTGCGCGCAATGCTGGGCGAGCGTCATCATGTATTCCCGATCCTCGCTGGTGATCTCGCAAGTTTCGAGGTAGGTGATACCAAGCGCTCCGAGAATCCGGTCGCCGACCATCATCGGAACGGCCACCCAGGTCCTGGCCCAGTTTTGCGTGGGTATATCTGGGTAGGCATCGCGGAACACCTCACGCGATTCGAAGACCAGAAGCCGTCCGGTGCGGATGCAGTCGGCAGATGGAAGGCGCGCGGAGATAGGAAAGCGACGCATGGGCTCGATCAGTTCCTGTGGGTATCCGGGGGCGAGGAGGACGTCGACCATGCCGTCCTCCCCTTGGAGCGCGACGTACCCCGCATCGGCATAGAGCGCTGCGCACCCTTGCGTGAGCACGACGTCCGCGACCTGCGTGGGTGTCAAGGCACGCGAAAGCTCGGATGTGATGACCTGAAGGCGTGCCATCCGCGCTTCGGCGAGCTCGACCCGAATGCGCGCAGCACGTTCGCTGGCGAGGGCCCTCTCCCGCGCCTCTTCGGCGCGCTTGTGGCGATCGATATCGGTCATGATCTCGATGATGTAAAGCGGCGCCCCGGAACGCCCGCGGGCGAGCGAGCGCGTGACGGCGACCCAGAGCGATGAGCCGTCCCGTCGTAGCAAGCGCTCCTCGTGCGTGGAGGATTGGATGACGCCGTCGCGCATCGCCTGGAGGTGCTGGAAAGCGGCCTCCCTGTCGTCCGGGTGCCGCACGTCTCCCGCGGGGCGCCGCGTGAGCTCATCGAGGCGAAGGCCGAGGGACTCGCAGAGCCTGGGGTTCGCCCGGAGCAACTCGCCGTCCAGAGAGACGTGGGCCATACCGATAGCCGCCTGGTCGAACGTCGCGCCGGGACGTTCGTCCACATCCAAACCCACGCCCCTTTCCTCGGCGCCCCCCACGACATCCCCCCTATGGCCGCTGCGGTCTGCTTCGCATAATGTTACGTACGATTATACCATACCAACCGTTCATGTGGACCGAACGCGGAAATTCGAAAATTTCATGGACAACCGCCCGCTGATCACCTCTACACTACTCTCTTCGCTCACACACAGCCTACACTGAAAACGAGGGCGGGGCATAGAGTCGAAGCTGCCGCTCGGCATCAGGGGGGATCATGGCAACGGCGTCACCACAAGCAGTGCTCGAGGCCGGGCGCCTCTACCGGTCGACAGGGGCCGTTTCTAGCTCGCTTTTGCGGCCTCATGTTTTTAGATCCTGGGAGCGCTCGCACCTCGGCAAGGCCGACCCGAGACGTCCAAGGGCCGAAGCACTGGGCTCGCTCGACACCGAGCGCCTGCGCGAGCGGCACGAGGCGCTCATTCGCGCGGCGCAGCCCTACATGCGGGCGCTCTCCCGCGCCTCGGGGGGCGAGCGCCACGCAGCCATGCTGGGAGACACTCGGGCGGTGGTCCTCGACGTGCTCGGCGA
Protein-coding sequences here:
- a CDS encoding sensor histidine kinase: MGGAEERGVGLDVDERPGATFDQAAIGMAHVSLDGELLRANPRLCESLGLRLDELTRRPAGDVRHPDDREAAFQHLQAMRDGVIQSSTHEERLLRRDGSSLWVAVTRSLARGRSGAPLYIIEIMTDIDRHKRAEEARERALASERAARIRVELAEARMARLQVITSELSRALTPTQVADVVLTQGCAALYADAGYVALQGEDGMVDVLLAPGYPQELIEPMRRFPISARLPSADCIRTGRLLVFESREVFRDAYPDIPTQNWARTWVAVPMMVGDRILGALGITYLETCEITSEDREYMMTLAQHCAQALERARLYEAEQQARLAREEALAIAAHDLRNPLSALSLGAASLSRMAPEGDAGQRIRERAQKMKATTEYAIQMLRNLLDAAIIEANTLTLEMAPYEVDAIIAEVAEVHAPLAEQKELRLHTRPLGYSLPIPCDRGRLAQALSNLIGNALKFTAHGGEITLAVALDDVSVRFSVTDTGAGIKPENLPRLFDRYWRPRAVRGAGTGLGLYIVKGIVEGHGGQISVDSHLGVGTAFSFTIPIERPRDRT
- a CDS encoding multicopper oxidase family protein, producing MPIVTHVHGAVGVGDESDGYAEAWYLPAAGNIPASYATEGTWYDFFASKAAAKFGVTWGPGFATFQYPNDQRAATVWYHDHALGMTRLNVYAGPAGFYIIRGGPHGDGAVIDTRSGNPAVLPGPAPKENDKFPPNKTYYEIPIAIQDRSFNEDASLFYPDTRAFFDGITGPYIPETDISPIWNPEFFGNMMMVNGNTWPFQTIEQRRYRFRFLNGCQSRFLILDFNNIPGVEVWAIGNEGGFLAAPVNLTTTNGNLMLIGPAERADLIVDFTNVPVGNHVLGNLGPDEPFGGGVPGVDFPVADPVTTGQVMQFRVVPAVAPDPTTPPQFLQLPAITPLPAATVTRPLALLEKLSEFFPDAPAEALLGTVVAGDPNTGVGTFTELHWDDAVTENPAVGATEVWEFYNATADAHPMHVHEVAFEVVDRQAILVNEDTQQVQVDTTTPPTPPEAWETGFKDTVIAYPGQVTRIRLQFKTSGQFVWHCHILEHEDNEMMRPYRIGPFQPGQPT